From a region of the Colius striatus isolate bColStr4 chromosome 22, bColStr4.1.hap1, whole genome shotgun sequence genome:
- the GOLT1A gene encoding vesicle transport protein GOT1A, with the protein MVSLSDLQRIGVGLVGFGLFFVLFGILLYFDSVLLAFGNILFLFGLIFIIGFRRTFTFFFQRTKMKGTSFFFGGVIIVLLRWPLLGMLLEAYGFINLFRSFFPVAFGFLGTLTNIPLLSKLLQKLGDSSSVV; encoded by the exons ATGGTGTCTCTGAGCGACCTGCAGC GGATTGGTGTGGGACTGGTTGGCTTTGGCCTCTTCTTTGTCCTCTTTGGGATCCTCTTGTACTTTGACTCGGTGCTCCTGGCCTTTGGGAAC ATCCTCTTCCTCTTTGGCTTAATCTTCATCATCGGCTTCAGGAGGACCTTCACCTTCTTCTTCCAGCGGACAAAGATGAAGGGCACCAGCTTCTTCTTCGGGGGAGTCATTATCGTCCTCCTGCGATGGCCTctcctgggcatgctgctggagGCTTATGGCTTCATCAACCTCTTCAG GAGTTTTTTCCCAGtggcttttgggtttttgggcACACTGACAAACATCCCACTGCTGAGCAAG CTCTTGCAGAAGCTGGgggacagcagctctgtggtgtGA